In Flavobacterium gelatinilyticum, a genomic segment contains:
- a CDS encoding bifunctional aldolase/short-chain dehydrogenase, whose protein sequence is MNFKHVSYLWDEAKAEALAGDEVALFIYRSNLLGADLRLTNYGGGNTSVKITDKDPLTGESSEVMWIKGSGGDIGTLTKSGCAALYLDRLRNLENVYRGIEFEDEMVELFNHCIFDLASKAPSIDTPLHGFLPFKHIDHLHPDAAIAIAAAKDGAKITEDLFDGEIGWVGWQRPGFDLGLQLRSCLEEAAKKGKKLRGIMLGSHGLFTWGDTAYESYINTLEVIEKCAEYLENNYGKKRPVFGGKKIDSLPEADRKLKAAKVAPILRGFCSSERQMIGHYTDDARVLEFINSNDLSKLAPLGTSCPDHFLRTKISPLVLELDPNEDLSDVNAVKAKLTPAFEAYRAMYKDYYNACKKSNSPAMRDPNPVVILYPGVGMFTFAKDKTMARLASEYYINAVNVMKGAEAVSEYTSLPHQEAFDIEYWLLEEAKLQRMPKPKALSGRVALITGSAGGIGKAIAKKFAQEGACVVINDINEERLQGASAEFVKAFGKDAVSSTLLNVTDEVSAEKALDEASLAFGGVDIVVNNAGISISKSIAEHTLEEWDRLYDILVKGQFIVSKAGIEVMRKQGFGGDIVNIVSKNAVVAGPNNPGYGSAKAAQAHLTRLMAAELGADKIRVNTVNPDAVISDSNIWSGGWAEGRAKAYGITVEELPAYYAKRTLLNEIILPDDIANACFAFVGGFLNKSTGNALNVDGGVAMGFYR, encoded by the coding sequence ATGAATTTTAAGCACGTAAGCTACCTTTGGGATGAAGCTAAAGCCGAAGCATTAGCCGGAGATGAAGTAGCGCTTTTCATTTATCGATCAAACCTTTTAGGAGCAGATTTAAGGCTTACTAATTATGGTGGAGGAAATACTTCTGTAAAAATTACTGATAAAGATCCGTTAACAGGTGAAAGCTCAGAAGTAATGTGGATCAAAGGTTCTGGAGGAGATATTGGAACTTTAACAAAATCAGGATGCGCTGCACTATATTTAGACAGATTACGCAATCTGGAAAATGTATACAGAGGAATTGAATTTGAAGACGAAATGGTTGAATTATTCAATCACTGTATTTTTGACCTTGCTTCAAAAGCACCTTCTATTGATACGCCTTTACATGGTTTTCTGCCATTCAAACATATCGATCACTTACATCCTGATGCGGCAATTGCAATCGCTGCTGCAAAAGACGGCGCTAAAATTACAGAAGATTTATTTGACGGAGAAATTGGCTGGGTAGGCTGGCAGCGTCCTGGCTTTGACCTGGGGCTTCAGTTAAGAAGCTGTTTAGAAGAAGCGGCAAAAAAAGGAAAAAAATTACGTGGTATCATGTTAGGTTCTCATGGTTTATTTACATGGGGAGACACAGCATACGAAAGTTACATTAACACACTTGAAGTAATCGAGAAATGTGCTGAATATTTAGAAAATAACTACGGAAAAAAACGTCCTGTTTTTGGAGGTAAAAAAATTGACAGCCTTCCAGAAGCAGACCGAAAATTGAAAGCGGCAAAAGTGGCGCCGATCTTAAGAGGTTTCTGTTCTTCAGAACGTCAAATGATTGGACATTATACAGATGATGCAAGAGTTTTGGAATTCATCAATTCAAACGACCTTTCAAAACTGGCTCCGTTAGGAACTTCTTGTCCGGATCACTTTTTAAGGACTAAAATCAGTCCGTTGGTTTTAGAATTAGATCCAAACGAAGATTTATCAGATGTAAACGCTGTAAAAGCAAAATTAACTCCTGCCTTTGAAGCGTATCGTGCTATGTATAAAGATTATTACAATGCATGTAAAAAGTCTAACTCACCAGCAATGCGTGACCCAAATCCGGTTGTTATTTTATATCCGGGAGTAGGTATGTTTACTTTTGCAAAAGATAAAACAATGGCTCGTCTGGCATCAGAATACTATATCAATGCTGTAAACGTAATGAAAGGTGCAGAAGCAGTTTCTGAGTACACTTCATTACCGCATCAGGAAGCTTTTGATATCGAATACTGGTTATTAGAAGAAGCAAAATTACAGCGTATGCCAAAACCAAAAGCGTTATCAGGAAGAGTAGCGCTGATTACAGGTTCTGCGGGAGGAATTGGTAAAGCTATCGCTAAAAAATTCGCTCAGGAAGGTGCCTGCGTAGTAATCAACGATATAAACGAAGAGCGTTTACAAGGTGCATCTGCTGAATTTGTTAAAGCATTTGGTAAAGATGCAGTTTCAAGCACTTTATTGAATGTTACTGATGAAGTAAGTGCAGAAAAAGCATTAGATGAAGCTTCTCTTGCTTTTGGAGGTGTTGATATCGTGGTAAATAATGCCGGAATCAGTATTTCTAAATCTATTGCAGAGCATACTCTTGAAGAGTGGGACAGATTATATGACATCTTGGTAAAAGGACAATTTATTGTTTCTAAAGCCGGAATCGAAGTAATGCGCAAGCAGGGATTTGGCGGAGATATCGTAAACATCGTTTCTAAAAATGCTGTTGTAGCCGGACCAAACAACCCTGGGTACGGTTCTGCAAAAGCAGCTCAGGCTCATTTAACCCGTTTAATGGCGGCAGAGTTAGGAGCAGATAAAATTCGTGTAAATACGGTAAACCCTGATGCTGTAATCTCAGATTCAAATATTTGGTCTGGAGGATGGGCAGAAGGCCGTGCAAAAGCATACGGAATAACAGTTGAAGAATTACCTGCGTATTACGCAAAACGTACATTACTAAACGAAATAATACTGCCGGACGATATCGCAAACGCATGTTTTGCATTTGTTGGCGGTTTCCTAAATAAATCTACAGGAAATGCCCTAAATGTCGATGGTGGTGTCGCCATGGGCTTCTATAGATAA
- a CDS encoding TIM barrel protein: MLIGSNNIESHNEELLKKHQNKFAFTASEINNAEAIIQKLIDFQIAIPSWALGTGGTRFGRFAGGGEPRSLEEKIEDVGLLHKLNNASGAISLHIPWDIPTDYNAIKTLAGQHGLKFDAMNSNTFQDQANAEQTYRYGSLQNVNKAVRKQAIAHNIEVIKHGIELGSESLTIWLADGSNFPGQLNFRKAYQNTLESLEEIYDALPSNWKLFLEYKCAEPNFYSTTVADWGQSYSYVKKLGDKAQTLVDLGHHLPNANIEQIVSLLLMENKLGGFHFNDSKYGDDDLTAGALKPYQLFLIFNELVEGMDARGMNHAKDLGWMIDASHNIKDPLEDLLQSVEAIMIAYAQALSVDRKALEQAQEENDVVKAQEILQNAFRTDVRALVAEARLRSGAALNPVELYRTLSVRKNLIGERGLKTMATGL; this comes from the coding sequence ATGTTAATCGGATCAAACAACATTGAATCTCACAACGAAGAATTATTAAAAAAACACCAGAATAAGTTTGCCTTTACAGCATCAGAAATTAATAATGCTGAGGCAATTATTCAAAAGTTAATCGATTTTCAAATTGCCATTCCATCATGGGCTTTAGGGACAGGAGGAACAAGATTTGGACGTTTTGCAGGAGGTGGAGAACCGCGTTCTTTAGAAGAAAAAATCGAAGATGTTGGTCTGCTTCATAAATTAAACAACGCTTCAGGAGCTATTTCGCTTCATATTCCGTGGGATATCCCAACAGATTACAATGCAATCAAAACACTTGCAGGACAGCACGGATTAAAGTTTGATGCCATGAATTCCAATACGTTTCAGGATCAGGCAAATGCAGAGCAGACGTACAGATACGGCTCATTACAAAACGTAAACAAAGCAGTCCGCAAACAGGCGATTGCTCACAATATAGAAGTAATCAAACACGGAATCGAATTAGGATCTGAGTCATTAACGATTTGGTTAGCTGATGGTTCTAACTTTCCGGGACAATTAAACTTCAGAAAAGCATACCAAAATACATTAGAAAGTTTAGAAGAAATCTATGATGCACTGCCTTCAAACTGGAAATTATTTTTAGAATACAAATGTGCTGAGCCTAATTTTTATTCTACAACCGTGGCAGATTGGGGACAGTCTTATTCGTATGTAAAAAAATTAGGAGACAAAGCGCAAACGCTGGTTGACTTAGGACACCATCTGCCAAATGCAAATATCGAACAGATTGTTTCTTTATTGTTGATGGAAAACAAACTGGGCGGATTCCACTTCAATGATTCAAAATACGGAGATGATGATTTAACTGCTGGAGCTTTAAAACCATACCAATTGTTCTTAATCTTCAATGAATTAGTTGAAGGAATGGATGCAAGAGGAATGAACCACGCCAAAGATTTAGGCTGGATGATCGATGCATCACACAACATCAAAGATCCTTTGGAAGATTTATTACAATCAGTTGAAGCGATTATGATTGCCTACGCTCAGGCACTTTCTGTTGACCGTAAAGCACTAGAACAGGCACAGGAAGAAAATGACGTGGTTAAAGCACAGGAAATCCTTCAAAACGCTTTCCGTACAGACGTACGTGCTTTAGTAGCCGAAGCCCGTTTACGTTCAGGAGCCGCTTTAAATCCGGTTGAATTGTACCGAACTCTTTCTGTCAGAAAAAATCTAATTGGCGAAAGAGGATTAAAAACGATGGCCACCGGGTTGTAG
- a CDS encoding FGGY-family carbohydrate kinase yields the protein MNVVAIFDIGKTNKKVFLFNENYKIVWEKSVNFQETTDEDGFPCEDINLLKNWIFERLDEIKNQTDYVLKAINFSTYGASFVYIDKEGKVLTPLYNYLKSYPEDLKTDFYKKYKGEESFAVKTASPVLGSLNSGMQIYRLKEEKPDLFEKVKYCLHLPQFLSYLLTNEAYTDITSVGCHTNLWNFKKMKYHKWLKNEGISAKIPPFHFGKDVIKNADGLSVGAGLHDSSSAIIPYTINFTEPFVLLSTGTWSISLNPFNNKPLTFEELENDCLCYMQYTEKPVKAARLFAGNEHEVQTKRLAEHFNVPVDTYKEVYFDKIVVSNLRALNFQIIYPKRYNYDILKECPFQKRDLESFKDYETAYHQLMLDLVEQQVFSTNLVIHNSPVKKIFVDGGFSKNSIYMNLLAEAFPDVEVYAASMAQASALGAALAIHQNWNPKPIQNDLIDLKFYKH from the coding sequence ATGAATGTAGTTGCAATTTTTGATATTGGAAAAACAAACAAAAAGGTTTTTTTATTCAATGAAAATTATAAAATCGTTTGGGAGAAATCAGTAAATTTTCAGGAAACAACTGATGAAGACGGTTTTCCCTGCGAAGATATAAACCTGCTTAAAAACTGGATTTTTGAGAGGCTGGATGAAATTAAAAACCAAACCGATTATGTTTTAAAAGCTATCAATTTCAGTACTTACGGTGCGAGTTTTGTCTACATTGATAAAGAAGGAAAAGTACTGACTCCTCTGTATAATTATTTAAAAAGTTATCCCGAAGATCTAAAAACTGACTTCTATAAAAAATACAAAGGTGAAGAATCTTTTGCCGTAAAAACGGCCTCTCCTGTTTTAGGAAGCTTAAATTCCGGAATGCAGATTTACCGTTTAAAAGAAGAAAAACCGGATCTGTTCGAAAAGGTAAAATACTGTTTACATCTGCCTCAGTTTTTGAGTTATCTATTAACAAATGAGGCTTATACAGATATTACAAGCGTGGGCTGTCATACCAATTTGTGGAATTTCAAAAAAATGAAATACCATAAATGGCTTAAGAACGAAGGTATTTCAGCAAAAATTCCGCCATTTCACTTCGGAAAAGATGTGATCAAAAACGCAGACGGACTTTCTGTCGGGGCAGGACTTCACGATAGTTCATCGGCTATTATTCCGTATACGATAAACTTTACCGAACCTTTTGTTTTATTGTCAACCGGAACCTGGAGTATTTCTCTGAATCCATTCAATAATAAACCATTGACTTTTGAAGAACTGGAAAACGATTGTTTGTGTTATATGCAGTACACCGAAAAACCGGTAAAAGCAGCAAGGCTTTTTGCAGGAAACGAACACGAGGTTCAGACCAAACGACTGGCAGAACATTTTAATGTCCCGGTAGATACTTACAAAGAAGTTTATTTTGATAAAATCGTTGTTTCAAATTTAAGAGCTTTAAATTTTCAGATAATATATCCTAAAAGGTATAATTATGATATTCTGAAAGAATGTCCTTTTCAAAAAAGAGATCTGGAAAGTTTTAAGGATTACGAAACGGCCTATCATCAATTAATGCTGGATTTGGTCGAACAACAAGTTTTTTCAACTAATTTAGTCATTCATAACAGTCCCGTTAAGAAAATTTTTGTTGACGGAGGTTTCAGCAAGAATTCAATTTATATGAATTTATTAGCCGAGGCCTTTCCGGATGTTGAGGTTTATGCCGCTTCGATGGCGCAGGCGAGTGCATTAGGTGCTGCACTGGCAATCCATCAAAACTGGAATCCTAAACCAATCCAGAATGACTTAATTGATTTGAAATTTTACAAGCATTAA
- a CDS encoding (Fe-S)-binding protein — MKIGLFIPCYVDQFYPKVGIATYELLQKLGCEVEFPMGQTCCGQPMANSGYAHLTKGCDKNFIANFTGFDYIVCPSGSCVLHVKDHLHDENQEEKAEKIRNTVYELTEFITDVLKIDHINGTFPFRVGMHVSCHGQRGLKLSQMSELNAPFFSKPEQLLHSIKGLDLVELTRKDECCGFGGTFCVTEEAISVKMGKDRIKDHQSHDVDYITGGDMSCLMHLDGILKREKSRIKTIHIAEILNSLEN; from the coding sequence ATGAAAATCGGACTTTTTATACCGTGTTATGTCGATCAGTTTTACCCTAAAGTGGGTATTGCGACATACGAACTTTTGCAGAAGTTAGGCTGCGAAGTTGAGTTTCCGATGGGGCAGACCTGCTGCGGCCAGCCAATGGCAAACAGCGGTTACGCACATTTAACAAAAGGCTGTGACAAAAATTTCATAGCCAATTTTACAGGATTCGATTATATTGTCTGTCCTTCGGGAAGTTGTGTTTTGCATGTAAAAGACCACTTACACGACGAAAATCAGGAAGAAAAAGCAGAAAAAATCCGAAACACAGTTTACGAACTTACCGAGTTCATTACTGATGTTTTAAAAATCGACCACATTAACGGAACTTTCCCTTTTAGAGTGGGAATGCACGTAAGCTGCCACGGACAAAGAGGATTAAAGCTTTCGCAGATGTCGGAATTAAATGCACCTTTTTTCTCCAAACCTGAACAATTACTGCACAGTATCAAAGGTTTGGATTTGGTAGAGTTAACAAGAAAAGACGAATGCTGTGGTTTTGGAGGAACATTTTGTGTAACCGAAGAAGCCATTTCGGTCAAAATGGGAAAAGACAGAATTAAAGACCATCAAAGCCATGATGTAGATTATATTACCGGCGGGGATATGTCTTGTTTAATGCATTTAGACGGCATTTTGAAAAGAGAAAAAAGCAGAATTAAAACCATTCACATAGCTGAAATACTAAATTCACTCGAAAATTAG
- a CDS encoding lactate utilization protein B has product MSSEKIIQHSEAAARFNKDVERVNWHDETLWFVRAKRDKSAHQIDDWELLRETASKIKMNVLSNIHDYLVEFEANAQKNGIIVHWAADAKEHNEIVHSILAKHDVKQMVKSKSMLTEECHLNDYLADKGIEVIDSDLGEYIVQLRKEPPSHIVLPAIHLKKEDVSETFHEHLGTEKGNFNPQYLTESARHSLRNTFLTRKAALTGVNFAVAETGEFVVCTNEGNADMGAHLADVHIACMGFEKLIPKREHLGVFLRLLARSATGQPITTFSSHFKKPRDGKEMHIVIVDNGRSTQLGREDFRNSLKCIRCGACMNTCPVYRRSGGHSYHNAVAGPIGSILAPNLDMSKNADLPFASTLCGSCTNVCPVKIDIHDQLYKWRQVLVKEGHTPSAKTIAMKTMSAVLANPTMFNIAGKSGRFVMKNIPGMVNNKMNKWYDQREMPDVPEQSFREWYKKNSRESKEKRNEQ; this is encoded by the coding sequence ATGTCATCAGAAAAAATAATACAGCACAGCGAAGCCGCGGCACGTTTTAACAAAGACGTGGAACGAGTAAATTGGCATGATGAAACACTTTGGTTTGTTCGTGCCAAAAGAGACAAATCGGCGCATCAGATCGACGATTGGGAACTGCTTCGCGAGACTGCTTCCAAAATAAAAATGAATGTGCTCTCTAATATTCACGATTATTTAGTTGAATTTGAGGCCAACGCCCAGAAAAACGGCATCATTGTACACTGGGCTGCAGATGCAAAAGAACACAACGAAATAGTACATTCAATTCTGGCAAAACACGATGTAAAGCAAATGGTGAAATCAAAATCGATGCTTACAGAAGAATGCCATTTAAACGATTATTTAGCAGATAAAGGCATTGAAGTAATCGATTCGGATTTAGGAGAATACATTGTACAACTTCGTAAAGAACCGCCAAGCCATATTGTACTTCCGGCGATTCACCTTAAAAAAGAAGACGTAAGTGAAACTTTTCACGAACATTTAGGAACTGAAAAAGGCAATTTTAATCCGCAGTATTTAACAGAATCAGCACGTCATAGTTTACGAAATACCTTTCTGACCAGAAAAGCAGCTTTAACAGGAGTTAATTTTGCTGTGGCAGAAACCGGAGAATTTGTAGTTTGCACCAACGAAGGAAATGCCGATATGGGCGCGCACTTAGCTGATGTTCATATTGCCTGTATGGGATTTGAGAAATTGATTCCAAAAAGAGAACATTTAGGTGTTTTTCTTAGATTATTAGCAAGAAGTGCTACAGGACAGCCAATTACGACTTTTTCGAGCCATTTTAAAAAACCAAGAGATGGAAAAGAAATGCATATCGTAATTGTAGACAACGGAAGAAGCACACAATTAGGAAGAGAAGATTTTAGAAATTCCCTTAAATGTATTCGCTGCGGTGCCTGTATGAATACCTGTCCGGTTTACAGACGAAGCGGCGGACACAGTTATCACAATGCCGTTGCCGGACCTATTGGTTCTATTTTAGCACCAAATTTAGATATGAGCAAAAACGCCGATCTGCCTTTTGCCAGTACACTATGTGGTTCCTGTACCAATGTTTGCCCCGTAAAAATTGATATTCACGATCAGCTGTACAAATGGCGTCAGGTTTTGGTAAAAGAAGGACACACACCATCGGCTAAAACCATTGCCATGAAAACCATGTCAGCCGTATTGGCCAACCCAACTATGTTTAACATTGCCGGAAAATCAGGAAGATTTGTAATGAAAAATATTCCCGGAATGGTAAACAATAAAATGAACAAATGGTACGACCAGCGTGAAATGCCGGACGTTCCGGAGCAATCTTTTAGAGAATGGTACAAGAAAAATTCGAGAGAATCTAAAGAAAAAAGGAATGAGCAGTAA
- a CDS encoding LutC/YkgG family protein, giving the protein MSSKAEILRKIKQNQPEIISNLPDLNVLGSEQFDILETYKTVLKGIGGDPVEVSDYNEIKEYIKANYNLEKRLITTLPELSEIASLDWKNTDPHSLQDVELTVVKAHFGVAENSALWVTDAILGQRVAPFIAQYLAIIVHKKDLVATMQQAYNRIGNQEYGFGTFIAGPSKTADIEQSLVLGAHGARGLIVFLLP; this is encoded by the coding sequence ATGAGCAGTAAAGCAGAAATTTTAAGAAAAATAAAACAAAACCAGCCGGAAATAATTTCAAACCTGCCTGATTTAAACGTTTTAGGCTCAGAACAATTTGATATTCTGGAAACCTACAAAACGGTTTTAAAAGGTATTGGAGGAGATCCTGTGGAGGTTTCTGATTATAACGAAATAAAAGAGTATATCAAGGCCAATTATAATCTGGAAAAAAGACTTATCACGACACTTCCGGAACTTTCTGAAATCGCTTCTTTAGATTGGAAAAACACAGATCCGCATTCGCTGCAGGATGTGGAACTAACGGTTGTAAAAGCTCATTTTGGAGTAGCAGAAAACAGCGCACTCTGGGTAACCGATGCTATTTTAGGACAACGTGTTGCCCCGTTTATTGCACAATATTTGGCCATTATTGTTCATAAAAAAGACCTTGTTGCCACCATGCAGCAAGCCTATAACAGAATCGGAAATCAGGAATATGGTTTTGGGACATTTATTGCCGGACCGTCAAAAACTGCAGACATTGAGCAGTCACTGGTATTAGGAGCACATGGAGCCAGAGGATTGATTGTGTTTTTATTGCCTTAA